The region GTGCATGATGCACGTCCGATACATTAAAATTTTATGAAACTTGGTTCATGAGTAACGACACCCTTGAAACGGCACGTACGACGCGTGCTAACACAACTGAGAAAGAAGCAACGACTGCTTCCACTGCTAAAGAGACAGGCAAAAAGGGCCTCTTCAGCAATCTCAATGCAGACCTTAAACAGGCTCTGGATACGTGGGATGTATTGACTGAAACCATGACTAACAAAGTTTCGCCAGAACAAGAACAGCTGCAGGAAGTCAAAAAACTTCTGGGCGACCTCAAAGCAAAACTCGCACAATTTGACGAATAATCAGGGCAAAGTGGCTACTTGACCCTATAGAACTTGCGATTGGCTGCAACCAACCGGTCGATCTCATCGCGAACTTCGCGTTTCACGTTTTTACTATAAGCAATCCAAACTTTAGACACCGGCACGTCGCGGATTTCCATGCTCTTTAGATTGATGAAGTTATTTTTCTCTACCATGTAGCTGGTGATCGAAGCCAAATGAACGAATACACCATCGATGCGACGACTCTCGACTAAATTTGAAAGCCTCTCGCCCAATCTGCACCGGAGAGATAAAATGTGGTCACCCCGTTGGCGGGCATGTATTCAGGAATCGAAGATCCAGCCATTTGACCGATGGTTTTGCCTTTGAATTCTTTGATGGAAAGAGAGTGTTTACCTTTGTGGGCATTTTTCGCAACGATAATACCCGGGGCCTCCGTCAAGAATGGCTCTGCCGAATAGTATAGAATCTTTTCTCTCTCCGCGGTTTTTACGATAAAGAAAATCATATCCAGCTGATTGTTCTGAAGTTCGTTCAATTCTCTTTTGAATGGAGAGCTTTTCCATATGACAGCAAGCTGGAATTTCTTTTTTAAAGCTGGGAAAACATATTTTTCGAAAAACTCATAGCCAGGGCCGCTGGGAACAGGTCCATCAACCAATATGTGAGGCGGACCATGAACAGCACCCACTCGCAAGGTTTGCGCCTGGCTTACGGTACAAACAAGCAAAAGAACTAGGAACACGAGTTTCATGTATTCCCTCCGGCTACTTGTATTTATATTCGTACAGATGCTGACGAAGTTGGGCATCTATTTGAGCACGAATCTTTGCGGGAACTTTTTTACTATAAGCAATATAAAGTGAGTAAACGGGAAGATCGACGATCGTGACTGCTTTCAGTCTTTCTCCCTGGCTGGATTTTGCGACACCATCACCGATTGATTTCAAGTAAACGAAACCTCCGTCAATCCTTTTTGTTTCGATTAAGTTCGGAATCCTTTCACCCGCATCCTCACCGGCAATAGAAATACTTTTAATATCGTGAGTTTTTACGAATTCAGGGACCAAAGCTCCGCCCAATAATCCGATTGTTTTCCCCTTAAAGTCCTTAATGGACACGGAATTTCTATTCTTATAATCATCTTTATTAACGATCATGGCTGCGGGCTCTTGAATGAGTGGTTCAGCTGAATAATTGTAGGCTTTTTCTCGCTCAGGTGTCTTTAGCACCAGCAATAAAACATCCAAATTATGGACTTCCAAGTCGCGAAATTGCCTTTTTAAAGGGGCACTATGCCACTCGATTCTCAGATGATGCTTTTCTATGACAGAAGGCAAAATAACTTTTAACAAGAAATCAATGAGCTTGCCTTTAGGAGGTGTTGCTTCGGCATCAGTCACATGGGGTGGAGAGGCGATGGCTCCCATACGCAAGACTGTCTGCGCGTGACCTGTCGTACACACT is a window of Bdellovibrio sp. SKB1291214 DNA encoding:
- a CDS encoding substrate-binding periplasmic protein — translated: MRTLCLFILLVCTTGHAQTVLRMGAIASPPHVTDAEATPPKGKLIDFLLKVILPSVIEKHHLRIEWHSAPLKRQFRDLEVHNLDVLLLVLKTPEREKAYNYSAEPLIQEPAAMIVNKDDYKNRNSVSIKDFKGKTIGLLGGALVPEFVKTHDIKSISIAGEDAGERIPNLIETKRIDGGFVYLKSIGDGVAKSSQGERLKAVTIVDLPVYSLYIAYSKKVPAKIRAQIDAQLRQHLYEYKYK
- a CDS encoding substrate-binding periplasmic protein; translation: MKLVFLVLLLVCTVSQAQTLRVGAVHGPPHILVDGPVPSGPGYEFFEKYVFPALKKKFQLAVIWKSSPFKRELNELQNNQLDMIFFIVKTAEREKILYYSAEPFLTEAPGIIVAKNAHKGKHSLSIKEFKGKTIGQMAGSSIPEYMPANGVTTFYLSGADWARGFQI